gaccctgtgtgcgccgaaattcagaaaatggcttgttacctttgcgtaagatttccaattgcgcagaTACTGCTGGGCCGtagcttttacttttttttctttgaaaattaaaaccgaccgctttaataaagttgattcctgcgttccttcgcaatacaacacattctatcgctttcccaaaaaagaaatgtaaacaatactaaatggtgctcgctttgcacgtagacttgaaccgctagcacagtcATAGTATTTGATTTGCCGAAGAGCTCAGcaatgattccaggtatttgtgctgcatccttaagtatatcaagtcatgtggtagatttcgattacatctgtgaataaactagcTGCATAACTTTTTAAacaacatcatgagccatgaatactcgtatgaaaacgcacatgttctatgcgctcgcgaaaccaaaaccgaaatcgcccgcgaacggactcttggcgtagtaacacatgtgcggaagctccgcccacgtagcttcggctgtgctgccacagaaagttgtcgccaggtataagtCTCTGTCTGATCTGGCTGCACTTCTCCTCTCTTGGTAACCAATCTTACTCACTGCGTCCCTCTGGCTTACCACAGGTCATCTGTCCTTCACGTTCAGCGGCCCACCCAGCTCCATATATTTTTGTAGTTTCAAATGAAAAATTGAGTGGCCCTTCGCCTACTGTGAAAACAAGGGCCAGCGAAGCTTCACGTGTGCGTGCCTCAcctactaccttttttttctttttttcttcctttctttctctctttctttctttctcgctttcttcctttctttctctctctctgtcatatTGCGCAAAgcttgtagggttttgcggctatagctagccctgaaccctttagagatgaggccgagacccaaagagacacatctttactggtccaagcctcggccgcaactgcccgctgccagcggctgccgcgtgacaagAGCGCACAAGCGATCGTCGTTGTcctctacgcgctcacagccgccgagcgcccccatactgccccctcccctcgggAAAAGCGGGGGAGAAGGACGTGGGCTACCTAGCGGCGGTAGCCCGCGCAACAGTCCTGGCTACCCTTGGCCACGGCGGGCAGCACGTGTCGTACACGACCACACGCCGGCACGGGTCGTCCACCACGTCACCAAGCTCCCGCAGTTGTCCGTGGCAACTGGAGACTCCGCTACcactttcgggtcagcggtcgtCGTGGCAGTCGCCTTGCTGCCACTGTCTGTGCTTGGCTCATATTGCGTGTTGCTGACCTCCGGTTCCTCCTTGCGATCGGCGTTGGCATCCTCAGAATCTTCTTGCCGTGCCTCGCCTGCATCCTCGTCGTTATTCACCTTGTCCTCGTCCTTTATGCTGCCTGCTGACCCGTCCTCGTAGACGGCTGTCGTCAAGGCCTCCTCAGCAGAGGCTGCCTCTTCTTTATCGTCCTCCTCACTCTCTTCCTTCTTACTGCGCTTGGAGGCCGCACCCTTCTTGGCACCGCGTGCTGGCTTGGCAGGTGTCTTCCGTGCAGACTGCCGTGCAGCGGGAGCATCCGTGATGCACCGCGTCTGCGAGCGTGTGCGCCTGCAGCCACTGTCTGGGACGCTGCTGTCCTTGTGGCCGAGTTCCCTGAGAAGGGCCTCGCCCTCCTTGGCGGTCGCCGCCAGGATGCGCACGCGACGCGCACCCGCTGACTTGGTCTTACGCTGGGGACGCGTCCTGGCCGGTTCGGCGTTAGCCTTCTTGGCGGGCGGAGCAGCATCCCCCTTGGTCTCTTTCTCCTCCTTGGAGTCTGCGGCAGGCTTCTCCACCTCCGCCCTTTTCGTCTCTTCTTCAGTGCGTTCTTCCCTCTCGCTGTCCGGGTTGGGTTCAGACATATTTTCGCGAACGTGTGCCACTGCTCCacaacccaggcagcacagcacattggtccaatattgtttatacgttggcaaacgatggcccaatgatggcccatacaaaccactataaaaccaatgttggctaGCCAGCCTACAatgatgccaataatggtccatctttgccagccaacatacaatattggtcgggctattctttgaggttggcaacaacggcccatggttcccgatgtaaatacgatattggcagaaccaggccgtatggatggcaatattgggccagcttatccgttggtaaaataatattggttaagtaatggcagtagattggatatattgtccagtaaatctgactggttaaacaatattggacggccaatgctacgcgccggacaatattgtccagacttacacgttgtcgctccaatgtcttaaacactggcaagcatatgcatgattaatcggcaagaatgtttttttccccttttaccatcactgagggaaggttagcccgaatcgagccaccacctgc
This window of the Rhipicephalus sanguineus isolate Rsan-2018 chromosome 2, BIME_Rsan_1.4, whole genome shotgun sequence genome carries:
- the LOC119381967 gene encoding nucleolin, whose amino-acid sequence is MSEPNPDSEREERTEEETKRAEVEKPAADSKEEKETKGDAAPPAKKANAEPARTRPQRKTKSAGARRVRILAATAKEGEALLRELGHKDSSVPDSGCRRTRSQTRCITDAPAARQSARKTPAKPARGAKKGAASKRSKKEESEEDDKEEAASAEEALTTAVYEDGSAGSIKDEDKVNNDEDAGEARQEDSEDANADRKEEPEVSNTQYEPSTDSGSKATATTTADPKVVAESPVATDNCGSLVTWWTTRAGVWSCTTRAARRGQG